From the genome of Virgibacillus siamensis, one region includes:
- a CDS encoding sigma-54 interaction domain-containing protein: MNKHDVQSLVHMNDLYQQLLDEVNVGIHAINEQGNSIIYNKKMMEIESMESADVLGKNVLDVFSFHENQHSTLVHALKTGKVTKDVRQTYFNNKGEEITTVNNTFPIIRNGKITEAVEIAKDVTQLENVIKENVLRKKNSNYTFDQIIGNSEAFTSVIEEAKLGTRTTSSVLIVGETGTGKELFAQSIHNGSNRSDAPFVAQNCAAIPESLMESLLFGTQKGAFTDAVNSPGLFEQADGGTLLLDEINSLDMALQAKLLRVIQEKTIRRIGGTKDKKIDVRIIATVNEDPAEILANNQIRKDLFYRLSVITLHIPPLRERKQDIMPLVQEFIKKYNALFHMHVQEISSKAISLLYQHDWPGNVRELEHTIEGAMNLIIDESEIQPHHLPIRFRKRYQRNNKEHESNRTAPVNHSANLHDKLNDVEKAYVKQVLTENNHNITQTAKKLGISRQSLQYRMKKYTL; encoded by the coding sequence ATGAACAAACATGATGTGCAGTCCCTGGTTCATATGAACGATTTATATCAACAACTATTGGACGAGGTAAATGTCGGTATCCATGCTATTAATGAACAGGGGAATTCAATTATTTACAATAAAAAAATGATGGAAATCGAATCGATGGAAAGTGCCGATGTTCTTGGCAAAAATGTGCTGGATGTATTTTCTTTTCACGAAAATCAGCACAGTACGCTTGTCCATGCCTTGAAAACAGGAAAAGTCACCAAAGATGTCAGACAGACGTACTTCAACAATAAGGGCGAGGAAATTACCACAGTAAATAATACATTTCCGATCATAAGGAATGGAAAAATTACCGAGGCAGTTGAAATCGCCAAAGATGTGACCCAGCTCGAGAATGTTATCAAGGAAAATGTACTGCGTAAGAAAAACAGTAACTATACATTTGACCAAATTATCGGAAATAGTGAAGCATTTACTTCAGTCATTGAGGAGGCGAAATTGGGAACAAGAACTACTTCATCTGTATTGATTGTCGGTGAGACCGGGACCGGTAAGGAACTGTTTGCTCAGAGCATCCATAATGGCAGTAACCGGTCGGATGCACCATTCGTCGCCCAAAACTGTGCAGCCATTCCGGAAAGTCTAATGGAAAGTCTATTGTTCGGCACGCAAAAAGGTGCATTCACGGATGCCGTCAATTCACCCGGCCTTTTCGAACAGGCAGATGGCGGCACATTGCTTCTTGACGAAATTAACTCGCTTGATATGGCGCTGCAGGCAAAACTGCTGCGTGTCATCCAGGAAAAAACAATCCGGCGAATCGGCGGGACAAAAGATAAAAAAATTGATGTCCGCATTATCGCAACCGTAAACGAAGACCCGGCTGAAATTTTGGCGAACAATCAAATACGAAAAGATCTATTTTACCGTCTAAGTGTGATTACATTGCACATTCCGCCATTACGGGAACGAAAGCAAGACATTATGCCCTTGGTTCAGGAATTTATAAAAAAGTATAATGCCCTATTCCATATGCATGTACAGGAAATCAGCAGCAAAGCCATTTCACTTCTTTACCAGCATGACTGGCCAGGCAATGTGCGGGAACTGGAACATACGATCGAAGGAGCTATGAACCTGATTATTGATGAGTCTGAAATCCAGCCGCATCATCTGCCCATCCGCTTCCGGAAAAGGTATCAGCGTAACAATAAGGAACACGAAAGCAATAGGACTGCTCCAGTGAATCATTCAGCAAACTTGCATGATAAACTAAATGATGTCGAAAAGGCGTATGTCAAACAAGTGCTCACTGAAAATAATCACAATATCACACAAACTGCAAAAAAACTTGGCATCAGCAGACAGAGCCTGCAATACAGAATGAAAAAGTATACGCTTTAA
- a CDS encoding glycerophosphodiester phosphodiesterase — MRKMSLSLVVLVALSVLLLPMQTFAFTTSNAKEPALNPNRILNVAHRGASGHAPEHTMASYELGEKMHGDYIEVDLQMTKDGVLIAMHDEKVDRTTNGTGYVKDKTLAEIKQLDAGSWFNEKYPDKANPAYEGLEVPTLEEIIQKFGRGERYYIETKSPDVYPGMEKELLKILDKYKLIGPNAPSSKVLIQSFSEESLSIVHAMNPDIPLIQLISYSEPAAITNAELDEIASYAVGIGASHTKIDKDYVQKVREHDLLMHPYTVNTKEDMNKVLDWGATGMFTNYPDRLNEVMRSR, encoded by the coding sequence ATGCGGAAAATGTCGTTAAGCCTTGTCGTATTAGTAGCTCTATCGGTCCTTCTGCTGCCGATGCAAACTTTCGCCTTTACAACGTCAAATGCGAAAGAACCGGCACTGAATCCGAACCGCATTCTGAATGTAGCACACCGCGGAGCATCCGGACATGCACCGGAACATACAATGGCATCCTATGAACTCGGCGAAAAAATGCATGGCGATTATATTGAAGTAGATTTGCAAATGACGAAAGACGGCGTCCTGATTGCAATGCACGATGAAAAAGTAGACCGGACAACTAATGGAACAGGCTACGTAAAAGATAAGACACTTGCGGAAATCAAACAACTTGATGCAGGATCCTGGTTCAACGAAAAATATCCGGATAAAGCAAACCCGGCATACGAAGGATTAGAAGTCCCGACATTGGAAGAAATCATTCAGAAATTCGGTCGTGGAGAACGGTATTATATTGAAACTAAATCACCGGATGTTTACCCGGGAATGGAAAAAGAGTTACTTAAAATTTTAGATAAGTATAAATTGATTGGACCAAACGCACCATCGAGCAAAGTTCTTATCCAATCGTTCAGTGAGGAAAGTCTATCAATTGTTCACGCGATGAATCCTGATATTCCGCTTATCCAATTAATCTCGTATTCCGAGCCTGCAGCCATAACCAATGCAGAACTGGATGAAATCGCATCATATGCGGTTGGAATAGGTGCCAGTCACACTAAAATTGATAAAGATTATGTTCAGAAAGTCCGCGAGCATGACCTGCTTATGCACCCGTATACCGTAAACACGAAAGAAGACATGAATAAGGTGCTGGATTGGGGCGCAACCGGAATGTTCACTAACTATCCCGATCGGTTGAATGAAGTAATGCGAAGTAGGTGA
- a CDS encoding GlsB/YeaQ/YmgE family stress response membrane protein — MAIVWTLIIGGLIGWISSLIIGIDIPGGIIGNIIVGFIGAWLGVLLLGEWGPLFKGVYILPTLIGSLILVSVVSYIGVIRNNYH; from the coding sequence ATGGCAATTGTATGGACATTAATTATCGGGGGATTAATTGGGTGGATATCCTCCCTCATTATTGGAATTGATATTCCAGGAGGGATCATCGGCAATATTATTGTTGGGTTTATCGGGGCATGGCTCGGTGTATTATTACTTGGAGAATGGGGACCCCTATTCAAAGGCGTGTACATTCTCCCCACCCTGATAGGATCCCTGATACTAGTGAGCGTAGTAAGCTATATAGGAGTAATCAGAAACAACTATCATTAG
- a CDS encoding ABC transporter ATP-binding protein — MNAQEDKAIEFKEVSYALNGTQILHNLTGSFLKGAITTVVGPSGAGKTTVFRLCNGLKSPNAGDIYIHEKHINSYDPVELRRNVGIALQDATMIPGSVRDNLELPLKLQGKTLPDDKAESLLQLVGLEKTFLNRNNKDLSGGQRQKLSIARTLVNRPDILLLDEITSSLDNVSQQDIEQLIKRINSEYGTTIVWITHNLEQALDVGLYTWVMMGGELIESGKSDFLKNPKNDRVRHFVKGEVE, encoded by the coding sequence ATGAACGCTCAGGAAGACAAGGCAATTGAATTCAAGGAAGTCAGTTATGCATTAAATGGTACACAAATTCTTCATAATCTTACCGGTTCCTTTTTAAAAGGTGCTATAACGACTGTTGTTGGTCCTTCGGGCGCTGGAAAAACAACAGTGTTCCGGTTGTGTAATGGACTGAAATCACCGAATGCAGGAGATATTTACATACATGAAAAGCATATTAACAGCTATGATCCGGTGGAATTGCGGCGGAATGTCGGGATTGCTTTGCAGGATGCGACGATGATTCCCGGTAGTGTCAGGGATAATCTCGAACTTCCACTCAAACTGCAGGGAAAAACATTGCCTGATGATAAGGCGGAATCATTATTGCAGTTAGTTGGACTGGAAAAAACATTCCTGAATCGGAACAATAAGGACTTGTCCGGGGGACAGCGTCAAAAGCTGTCAATTGCCCGTACGCTAGTGAATCGTCCGGATATACTGCTGCTTGATGAAATTACTTCTTCACTGGATAATGTTTCTCAGCAGGATATCGAACAGCTTATTAAACGAATCAATTCGGAATACGGGACAACCATTGTTTGGATCACACATAACCTGGAACAGGCCTTGGATGTTGGTCTGTATACGTGGGTGATGATGGGCGGGGAATTGATTGAATCAGGAAAAAGCGACTTCCTGAAAAATCCGAAGAATGACCGGGTAAGGCATTTTGTAAAGGGGGAAGTGGAATGA
- the pruA gene encoding L-glutamate gamma-semialdehyde dehydrogenase has translation MLTPYKHEPFTDFTVDENRQKLNAAMKKVQGTLGKHYDLLIGGEDVSTDKKITSINPGNKEEIIGTVAKAGQEEAEKAVQAAEKAFQTWKFTKAVDRANILIRAAAIVRRRKAEFTALLIKEGGKPWKEADADIAEGIDFMEYYARQMIELDQGKKINSRPGEYNRYMYIPTGVAVTIPPWNFAFAIMVGTTVAPLVTGNTTILKPASATPVIAAEFVDVLVEAGMPDGVINFLPGSGAEVGDYLVDHPKTSLITFTGSRDVGTRLYGRAAAVQEEQNHLKRVIVEMGGKDTVVVDSEADIDVAVEAIVTSAFGFSGQKCSAGSRAVVHKDIYDEVLEKVVKRTNELTVGETKTHDTYMGPVIDQGAYDKIMDYIEIGKNEGKLVAGGEGDYSKGYFIQPTVFADVDISARIMQEEIFGPVVAFAKANDFDEALEMANNSEYGLTGAVISRNREHLNKATMEFDVGNLYFNRNCTGAIVGYQPFGGFKMSGTDSKAGGPDYLALHMMAKTVSEMY, from the coding sequence ATGTTAACACCATATAAACACGAACCATTCACAGATTTTACAGTAGACGAAAACCGTCAAAAGCTTAATGCTGCAATGAAAAAAGTACAGGGGACACTTGGCAAGCATTATGATCTTTTAATCGGTGGCGAAGATGTATCAACCGATAAAAAAATTACATCCATAAACCCCGGGAATAAAGAAGAAATTATTGGAACCGTAGCAAAAGCAGGTCAGGAAGAAGCTGAAAAAGCTGTTCAGGCTGCAGAAAAAGCGTTTCAAACGTGGAAGTTCACAAAAGCTGTGGACCGTGCTAATATTCTCATCCGTGCAGCTGCTATTGTCCGCCGCAGAAAAGCGGAATTTACGGCACTGCTTATTAAAGAAGGTGGTAAGCCATGGAAAGAAGCGGACGCGGATATCGCTGAAGGTATTGATTTCATGGAATATTATGCACGTCAAATGATTGAATTGGATCAGGGGAAGAAAATCAACAGCAGACCTGGTGAGTATAACCGTTATATGTATATTCCAACGGGAGTTGCAGTAACGATTCCACCATGGAATTTTGCCTTTGCAATCATGGTTGGTACCACCGTTGCACCACTTGTAACTGGTAATACGACAATTTTGAAGCCTGCGAGTGCGACACCGGTTATTGCAGCTGAATTTGTCGATGTGCTGGTAGAGGCAGGTATGCCGGATGGTGTTATTAATTTCCTTCCCGGCAGCGGTGCAGAAGTCGGAGATTATCTTGTTGATCATCCGAAAACGTCTCTAATCACGTTTACTGGATCTCGTGATGTAGGTACGCGCTTGTATGGACGTGCGGCTGCAGTCCAGGAAGAACAAAATCATCTGAAACGCGTTATCGTGGAAATGGGCGGTAAAGATACCGTAGTTGTTGACAGTGAAGCAGATATTGATGTTGCAGTGGAAGCTATTGTCACTTCCGCATTCGGATTTTCCGGACAAAAATGTTCAGCGGGATCCCGTGCGGTTGTGCACAAAGATATTTATGATGAAGTGCTGGAAAAAGTGGTGAAGCGCACGAATGAATTGACTGTTGGCGAAACAAAAACACACGATACGTATATGGGCCCTGTTATTGACCAAGGCGCTTATGATAAAATTATGGATTATATTGAAATTGGCAAGAACGAAGGAAAACTTGTTGCAGGCGGAGAAGGCGACTACTCTAAAGGCTACTTTATTCAGCCGACTGTCTTTGCTGATGTGGACATCAGTGCCCGCATTATGCAGGAAGAAATATTTGGACCTGTAGTAGCATTTGCTAAAGCAAACGACTTCGATGAGGCGCTTGAAATGGCCAATAATTCGGAGTATGGCTTAACAGGTGCTGTTATTTCGCGGAATCGTGAACACTTGAACAAAGCGACAATGGAATTTGATGTCGGCAACCTTTATTTCAACCGTAACTGTACAGGTGCGATTGTCGGGTATCAGCCATTCGGCGGATTTAAAATGTCCGGTACTGATTCCAAAGCTGGGGGACCGGATTATCTTGCCCTTCACATGATGGCAAAAACAGTATCGGAAATGTATTAA
- a CDS encoding YhfX family PLP-dependent enzyme has translation MFLDVTKRRNPALIFTGAALHQQGDIPPNTYVIDVDSLRENTKKISDAANKYDLELYFMSKQLGRLPKIAKIMADSGIGKAVAVDFDEGKLLADHGIPIGNVGHLVQPGKNQWKEVLSWEPEVVTVFSYERAKQLSEAAVSSGVNQDILLKVFNTGDNAYEGQEGGILIGNLSQMVDRIAKLEGVTIVGITSFPNLQLDIEREEMTPTNNLYTLLEAKRILMEKGIDVKQVNAPSSTSSETIPLLAKYGVTHGEPGHGLTGTTPMHACRDLCETPAIVYATEVSHRTESNYHVIAGGYYSRSNMKGCLVGHNKEIIHQYVAAEQNSPEMIDYYGAIGYPEDFEILIGDTAIFAFRTQIFVTRSHVALVEGIQTGKPRLIHLERKW, from the coding sequence ATGTTTTTGGATGTTACGAAACGGAGAAATCCAGCCTTAATATTTACCGGTGCTGCACTGCATCAGCAGGGGGATATTCCTCCGAATACGTATGTTATTGATGTGGACAGCTTACGGGAAAATACGAAAAAAATTTCCGATGCGGCTAATAAATATGATCTCGAACTTTATTTCATGAGCAAACAACTTGGTCGCTTGCCGAAAATAGCGAAAATAATGGCGGATAGTGGTATCGGGAAAGCGGTAGCTGTGGACTTTGATGAGGGAAAATTACTGGCTGATCACGGTATCCCGATTGGTAATGTGGGGCATCTTGTCCAACCCGGCAAAAATCAGTGGAAAGAAGTTTTAAGCTGGGAGCCCGAAGTTGTCACCGTTTTTTCATATGAGCGGGCGAAACAACTTTCTGAGGCTGCTGTTTCTTCAGGGGTGAACCAGGACATACTGCTAAAGGTTTTCAATACAGGAGATAATGCGTATGAAGGACAGGAAGGCGGAATTTTGATCGGGAATCTGTCACAGATGGTTGACAGGATTGCGAAGCTGGAAGGTGTAACAATCGTCGGCATTACATCTTTTCCTAATTTGCAGCTGGATATAGAACGTGAAGAAATGACCCCTACCAATAATTTATATACGTTGCTGGAAGCGAAGCGAATCCTTATGGAAAAAGGAATTGATGTAAAACAGGTAAACGCTCCAAGCAGTACGAGCTCTGAAACAATTCCCTTATTGGCTAAATACGGTGTAACCCATGGGGAACCGGGTCATGGATTAACCGGAACGACTCCAATGCATGCTTGTCGGGATTTATGTGAAACGCCGGCAATTGTTTATGCAACAGAGGTCTCGCATCGGACGGAATCCAATTATCATGTTATTGCGGGTGGTTATTACAGTCGTTCCAATATGAAAGGATGCCTGGTGGGACATAATAAGGAAATTATCCATCAATACGTTGCTGCTGAACAAAACAGTCCGGAAATGATTGATTACTATGGTGCTATAGGGTACCCGGAAGATTTTGAAATTCTGATAGGGGATACTGCTATTTTCGCATTCCGAACGCAAATATTCGTCACACGTTCGCATGTTGCACTTGTGGAAGGGATCCAAACAGGAAAACCAAGACTGATCCACCTTGAAAGGAAGTGGTGA
- a CDS encoding phosphopentomutase, which produces MAKMMLLVIDSFGIGAMDDCEDYVPSDCAANTYKHIRNKKGDALKIPFMYKSGLGALVDGVPAPANAYGYAKLAHHGADTYLGHQEITGSCPNKSTKRLMKDIHNGMKEKLEKTGYHVTYPYEDCPVLLVNDAAVVADNLESTVGNIVNVTADFKKMPFEAVKELGMVVRQNVDTTRVIAFGGPHTSIDQILSCVQQKGEQWGVDSPKAGVYGEGYDVYHMGYGVNINKQFPMIAAENGLKVYRLGKTADVLHGKGPSNPIVNTTDLLKQVSKAYHAEQDDAAFLINIQETDLAGHAEDADWYCELLNETDDWLCKFVPQMEREDILIVMADHGNDPTIGHSNHTREYVPLMILGQSVQQTNIGLRDTMADVGATFCDFFGLPETVEGRSFKGEILAK; this is translated from the coding sequence ATGGCTAAAATGATGCTGCTTGTTATTGACAGTTTTGGTATTGGTGCAATGGATGATTGTGAAGATTATGTTCCTTCAGATTGTGCAGCAAACACCTATAAGCATATACGGAATAAAAAAGGGGATGCACTAAAGATTCCGTTTATGTACAAATCCGGGCTTGGAGCACTCGTTGATGGCGTGCCAGCACCTGCAAATGCATATGGTTATGCAAAGCTTGCACATCATGGTGCTGACACCTATCTGGGGCACCAGGAAATCACTGGAAGCTGTCCGAACAAGTCTACTAAAAGACTGATGAAGGACATTCATAATGGTATGAAGGAAAAATTGGAAAAGACAGGTTATCACGTTACGTATCCATACGAAGATTGTCCTGTTCTATTGGTAAACGATGCTGCGGTTGTAGCAGATAATTTGGAATCAACGGTGGGGAACATCGTAAATGTAACGGCTGATTTTAAGAAAATGCCATTTGAAGCGGTCAAAGAACTTGGTATGGTAGTACGGCAAAATGTGGATACCACCAGGGTTATCGCATTTGGCGGACCACATACTTCGATTGATCAAATTTTATCCTGTGTCCAGCAGAAGGGTGAACAATGGGGGGTTGATTCGCCGAAAGCAGGTGTGTACGGCGAAGGATATGATGTCTATCATATGGGATATGGCGTAAATATCAACAAGCAGTTTCCAATGATTGCGGCAGAAAACGGATTGAAGGTATACCGTCTGGGAAAAACAGCGGACGTTTTGCATGGAAAAGGACCTTCCAATCCTATCGTGAATACGACAGATTTGTTGAAACAAGTAAGCAAGGCGTATCACGCAGAACAGGATGACGCGGCTTTCTTAATTAATATTCAGGAGACTGATCTTGCGGGTCATGCGGAAGATGCTGACTGGTATTGCGAATTATTAAATGAAACTGATGATTGGCTTTGTAAATTTGTACCGCAAATGGAACGTGAAGATATTCTGATTGTGATGGCTGACCATGGCAATGATCCTACAATCGGACATTCCAATCATACAAGGGAATACGTCCCGCTGATGATTTTGGGGCAAAGTGTGCAACAAACGAATATTGGATTGAGGGACACGATGGCTGATGTAGGGGCAACTTTTTGCGATTTTTTCGGATTGCCTGAGACAGTGGAAGGACGGAGTTTTAAGGGGGAGATATTGGCAAAATGA
- a CDS encoding aminotransferase class V-fold PLP-dependent enzyme, which produces MLTYDPSNLKYAGSVLPSLTLSEAQELQFRLTASMSKHFTGDQFLSMGDLGIAPAFKKPKQTELVERTIADCFGADQAALVRGAGTAAIRSILSTLLMAGDAMFIHTAPVYTTTKETIRMLGIQTKPIDYNDLSEVEDVVTADKSCNVFYIQHARQQPTDTYDLEALIETVKHVRPDLPVVVDDNYCALKTPGIGVEYGADYSTFSGFKLLGPEGIGIVVGNENEISFLQSRNYSGGGQVQGYEAMELLRMLTFAPVSLAIQNEQVEEVCRALNVGAVEGVDAAYMTNAQSKNVIVELREPIAQSVIKISNRLGAATHPVGAESKYEIIPMIYRVSGSFIEAQPDLKEYGLRINPMKSGASTVLHILKQAIHEAGMAR; this is translated from the coding sequence ATCTTGACATATGATCCATCGAACTTAAAATATGCGGGGTCTGTTCTTCCAAGCCTTACGTTAAGTGAGGCTCAGGAATTGCAGTTCAGGTTGACAGCAAGCATGAGCAAGCATTTTACCGGAGATCAATTTTTATCCATGGGGGACCTTGGAATTGCCCCGGCCTTTAAAAAGCCCAAACAGACAGAATTGGTGGAACGTACCATTGCGGATTGTTTTGGAGCTGATCAAGCTGCTTTGGTCCGTGGTGCAGGAACTGCTGCAATCCGATCCATTTTAAGCACATTGCTGATGGCTGGGGATGCAATGTTTATTCATACGGCACCAGTTTATACAACGACAAAGGAAACAATACGTATGCTGGGCATTCAAACGAAGCCGATTGATTACAATGATTTATCAGAAGTTGAGGATGTGGTAACTGCGGACAAATCGTGCAACGTGTTCTACATTCAGCATGCCAGACAGCAGCCAACTGATACGTACGACCTTGAAGCATTGATTGAAACAGTTAAGCATGTCAGACCAGATCTGCCCGTAGTAGTGGATGATAACTATTGTGCTTTGAAAACTCCAGGCATAGGAGTGGAATATGGCGCGGATTATTCAACGTTTTCCGGATTTAAACTGCTTGGTCCGGAAGGTATCGGAATCGTTGTGGGAAACGAAAATGAAATATCATTCTTGCAAAGCAGGAACTATTCAGGCGGCGGGCAGGTGCAAGGCTATGAGGCGATGGAATTATTACGCATGCTTACCTTTGCACCTGTTTCATTGGCTATTCAAAACGAACAGGTGGAGGAAGTATGCAGGGCACTAAATGTGGGAGCAGTTGAAGGGGTAGACGCGGCTTATATGACGAATGCACAATCTAAGAACGTTATCGTCGAATTACGGGAACCGATTGCTCAATCCGTTATAAAAATCAGCAATCGTTTGGGTGCGGCAACCCATCCGGTGGGTGCTGAATCGAAATACGAAATTATTCCAATGATCTATCGTGTCTCGGGCAGTTTTATCGAGGCACAGCCCGATTTGAAAGAATATGGATTGCGAATTAACCCGATGAAGTCTGGAGCATCAACGGTATTGCACATCTTAAAACAAGCCATCCATGAAGCGGGAATGGCACGCTAA
- a CDS encoding ABC transporter permease, whose product MSFLTLAITLVFVIIPLILSKTLNLGLEKDTIIATVRSIIQLLVVGYLLQFVFDSENMIYIVLMIVLMIVAATENARKKGASITGITWKLVVTFVFIEILTQAILLLLNITPPTAQYIIPISGMVIGNAMVLGILFLNRFTSELGSRTEEVELILSLGGTPKQAVHRQLMTSIRASTIPTIEKQKTMGLVQLPGMMSGQIIAGADPVQAVLFQLLILFLLLTTAVISSIMLGFLSYPTLFNNRMQMLEGRLENVD is encoded by the coding sequence ATGAGTTTTCTTACATTGGCCATTACGCTGGTTTTTGTTATTATTCCGCTTATCCTTTCCAAAACTTTAAATCTGGGCTTGGAGAAGGATACCATTATTGCGACAGTACGATCCATTATCCAATTACTTGTCGTTGGATACCTGTTGCAATTTGTATTTGATTCGGAAAATATGATTTACATCGTATTAATGATTGTGCTTATGATTGTGGCGGCTACGGAGAATGCCCGAAAAAAAGGTGCATCCATTACTGGAATCACCTGGAAATTAGTGGTCACGTTTGTTTTTATTGAAATATTAACGCAGGCAATTTTACTTCTTTTGAACATTACACCACCGACTGCACAGTACATAATCCCAATTAGCGGAATGGTTATCGGCAACGCGATGGTGCTTGGAATTCTCTTTCTGAACCGGTTCACGTCTGAATTGGGATCACGTACAGAAGAAGTTGAATTGATTCTGTCACTTGGCGGTACACCAAAACAGGCGGTACATAGGCAGCTGATGACTTCAATCAGGGCAAGCACCATTCCAACAATCGAAAAACAGAAAACGATGGGTCTTGTACAGCTTCCGGGTATGATGAGCGGGCAAATTATTGCAGGTGCTGATCCGGTTCAGGCAGTGTTATTTCAATTGCTGATTTTATTTCTTCTTTTGACTACAGCAGTTATCTCGAGTATCATGCTCGGTTTTCTGTCATATCCGACATTGTTCAATAATCGTATGCAAATGCTTGAGGGCAGGCTTGAAAATGTGGATTAA
- a CDS encoding ornithine--oxo-acid transaminase, with protein sequence MVSSNEIIEQTEHYGAHNYHPLPVVVAEAEGVWVKDPEGNKYMDMLSAYSAVNQGHRHPKIIAALKDQASKVTLTSRAFHNELLGPWTKRVADLTGKDKVLPMNTGVEAVETAIKAARRWAYEVKGVEDNKAEIIAAKGNFHGRTLNAISLSNDPGATKDYGPFVPNINKVEYGDADAIRESITPNTAAIIVEPIQGEAGIVIPPEGYLKAIRKICDENNVLFIADEVQTGFARTGKMFACEWEGVVPDIFVMGKALGGGVMPVSAIAANKNIMDVFTPGSHGSTFGGNPLACAVSMAALDVIEDEKLVERSLEMGAYFEKALRKIDNPELKEIRVRGLFIGVEFNHPVREYCEALKAEGVLCKETHENTIRFAPPLVISKDELDWAIDKVNKVLSK encoded by the coding sequence ATGGTTTCATCCAATGAGATTATTGAGCAAACAGAACATTATGGTGCACATAACTATCATCCGCTGCCTGTTGTTGTGGCAGAGGCTGAAGGTGTATGGGTGAAGGACCCGGAAGGCAATAAGTATATGGATATGCTGAGTGCGTATTCGGCTGTAAATCAAGGTCACCGTCATCCGAAAATCATTGCTGCACTGAAAGATCAAGCTAGTAAAGTAACATTGACATCACGTGCATTTCACAATGAACTGCTGGGGCCATGGACCAAGCGTGTTGCGGATTTGACCGGTAAAGATAAAGTATTGCCGATGAATACTGGTGTGGAAGCTGTTGAAACGGCTATTAAAGCAGCACGCCGCTGGGCATATGAAGTAAAAGGTGTGGAAGATAACAAAGCGGAAATCATTGCCGCCAAAGGGAACTTTCACGGCCGGACATTAAATGCTATTTCACTTTCCAATGATCCCGGTGCGACGAAGGATTACGGTCCATTTGTACCAAACATTAATAAAGTGGAATATGGCGATGCAGATGCAATCCGCGAATCAATTACACCTAATACTGCTGCTATTATCGTGGAACCAATCCAGGGGGAAGCAGGAATTGTGATCCCGCCGGAAGGTTATTTGAAAGCGATTCGCAAGATTTGTGATGAAAACAATGTATTGTTTATTGCGGATGAGGTGCAAACTGGTTTTGCACGTACAGGAAAAATGTTCGCGTGCGAATGGGAAGGTGTTGTACCGGATATTTTTGTGATGGGGAAAGCACTCGGTGGTGGTGTAATGCCGGTATCCGCGATTGCTGCCAACAAAAATATTATGGACGTCTTCACGCCAGGTTCACATGGTTCAACTTTTGGCGGGAATCCATTGGCATGTGCTGTATCGATGGCTGCACTTGATGTGATTGAAGATGAAAAATTAGTTGAACGGTCACTGGAAATGGGAGCTTACTTCGAGAAGGCATTACGTAAGATTGACAATCCGGAATTAAAGGAAATCCGTGTCCGAGGGTTGTTCATCGGGGTTGAATTCAATCATCCGGTCCGTGAATATTGTGAAGCATTGAAGGCAGAAGGTGTACTGTGCAAAGAAACACATGAAAACACAATCCGTTTTGCACCGCCGCTCGTCATCAGTAAAGACGAACTTGATTGGGCAATTGACAAAGTAAACAAAGTTTTGTCCAAATAA